In one Hymenobacter sp. DG25B genomic region, the following are encoded:
- a CDS encoding POTRA domain-containing protein produces the protein MAARLLLFLGCCWLLLSSPGSAWAQISPAAPNVPGLATPPLPPKTTPDTTRQRTAVQARPRTLVLETEAADQPVMRRYRYRRLLPDSLAVLREVRALVLSLQNDAYLTASADTLQWQADTVRVRLYVGEPFRWARLRNGNLGDALLTRAGYRERFFTNKPFVPADWVRLQQRILSEAENQGYPFATVRLDSLQFTDREIAGRVVLDRGPVVYFDSLQLVGATKTRKQFLMRYLQILPNQPYSQQRVDAATRLLKQLPYLRVKAAPEVRFAQSKARVYLLLEDRPANQFDAIVGVLPNPAPGPTQKRVQLTGDVTINLRNLRGAASSWACSGAR, from the coding sequence ATGGCTGCGCGCTTACTGCTTTTTCTGGGATGCTGCTGGCTGCTATTGAGTAGCCCCGGCAGCGCGTGGGCGCAAATTTCGCCGGCAGCACCCAACGTGCCGGGACTGGCTACTCCACCACTGCCTCCTAAAACCACTCCTGACACTACCCGCCAGCGGACCGCTGTGCAGGCGCGGCCACGCACATTGGTGCTGGAAACAGAAGCCGCCGACCAGCCCGTGATGCGGCGCTACCGCTACCGCCGCCTGCTCCCTGATTCCCTGGCCGTGCTGCGCGAAGTGCGGGCCCTGGTGCTCAGCCTGCAGAACGATGCCTACCTCACCGCCTCCGCCGACACGCTGCAGTGGCAGGCTGATACCGTACGGGTGCGCCTGTACGTGGGGGAGCCCTTCCGCTGGGCCCGTCTGCGCAACGGCAACCTCGGCGACGCCCTGCTAACCCGCGCCGGCTACCGGGAGCGGTTCTTCACCAACAAGCCCTTTGTGCCCGCCGACTGGGTGCGCCTGCAGCAGCGTATTCTCTCGGAAGCCGAAAACCAGGGCTACCCCTTCGCCACCGTGCGCCTGGATTCCCTGCAGTTCACGGACCGGGAAATAGCCGGCCGCGTAGTGCTGGACCGCGGTCCGGTGGTGTATTTCGACTCCCTGCAGCTAGTGGGCGCCACCAAAACCCGCAAGCAGTTCCTGATGCGGTACCTGCAGATTCTGCCCAACCAGCCCTACAGTCAGCAGCGCGTGGATGCCGCTACCCGCCTGTTGAAACAGCTGCCGTATCTGCGCGTGAAGGCGGCGCCCGAGGTGCGCTTTGCCCAAAGCAAGGCCCGCGTGTACCTGCTGCTGGAAGACCGGCCCGCCAATCAGTTCGATGCCATTGTGGGCGTGCTGCCCAACCCTGCCCCGGGGCCCACGCAAAAGCGCGTGCAACTCACCGGCGACGTAACCATTAACCTGCGCAACCTGCGCGGGGCGGCAAGCAGCTGGGCCTGCAGTGGCGCAAGGTAG
- a CDS encoding cyclase family protein: MLATYPYQNRTFTFNPTAPLDISLPLAPGENQVNCFWAEPVQFDVIRVGSFVGSVADGGSTNYKRVHVTPHGNGTHTECYGHISPDPAATLNRCLRRFLFVARLVSVQPRPQPNGDEVVMLSDVLRELNSGSDAAIRPEALILRTLPNHKSKRTRQYSGTNPTYLEPALAHYLAEHHIEHLLLDLPSVDREEDAGQLLAHHAFWQYPHTTRQQATITELIFVPDEVEDGLYLLNLQITSLELDASPSKPVLYALSSTSA, encoded by the coding sequence ATGCTCGCCACCTACCCCTACCAAAACCGCACCTTCACCTTCAACCCCACCGCCCCGCTGGATATTTCCCTGCCGCTGGCTCCCGGCGAAAACCAGGTGAATTGCTTCTGGGCCGAGCCGGTGCAGTTTGATGTTATTCGGGTGGGCAGCTTTGTGGGCAGCGTGGCCGATGGGGGTAGCACCAACTACAAGCGCGTACACGTAACGCCCCACGGCAACGGCACCCACACCGAATGCTACGGCCACATCTCCCCCGATCCGGCAGCCACGCTCAACCGTTGCCTGCGCCGCTTTCTGTTCGTGGCCCGGCTGGTATCGGTGCAGCCCCGCCCCCAGCCCAACGGCGACGAGGTGGTCATGCTATCTGACGTGCTGCGCGAGCTGAACTCCGGATCTGATGCCGCCATTCGCCCCGAAGCCCTGATTCTGCGCACGCTCCCCAACCACAAGTCCAAGCGCACCCGCCAGTACTCCGGTACCAACCCCACTTATCTGGAGCCCGCTCTGGCGCACTACCTGGCTGAGCACCACATCGAGCACCTGCTGCTTGATCTGCCCAGCGTAGACCGGGAAGAAGATGCCGGCCAGCTGCTGGCCCACCACGCCTTCTGGCAGTACCCGCACACCACCCGACAGCAGGCCACCATCACGGAGCTCATCTTCGTTCCCGATGAAGTAGAAGACGGCCTCTACCTGCTCAACCTGCAAATCACCAGCCTGGAGCTGGATGCCAGCCCCAGCAAACCCGTGCTCTACGCCTTAAGCAGCACCTCGGCATAA
- a CDS encoding class I SAM-dependent methyltransferase, whose protein sequence is MDHNAAAVALFDKLANQYQAKYMQQEQYHASFDAFCRRVAKPNPAILEIACGPGNITQYLLGQRPDFRLLGIDLAPNMLALARQNNPTVEFQLLDGRNISQLGRQYDAIMCGFFLPYLSKEEAVKLIHDAAVLLTEDGTLYISTMEDDYSKSGLQYSSSGEALYMYFHQADYLLEALTESGFRNIKVQRLTTPGQNGAVTTDLLILAGK, encoded by the coding sequence ATGGACCACAACGCCGCTGCCGTCGCCTTGTTCGATAAGCTGGCCAATCAGTACCAGGCCAAGTACATGCAACAGGAGCAGTATCATGCTTCCTTCGACGCTTTTTGCCGCCGCGTGGCTAAGCCCAACCCAGCCATTCTGGAAATTGCCTGCGGCCCCGGCAACATCACCCAGTACCTGCTCGGCCAACGCCCCGATTTCCGCCTCCTGGGTATAGACCTGGCCCCGAACATGCTGGCGCTGGCCCGGCAGAATAACCCCACGGTGGAATTTCAACTACTGGACGGCCGGAATATCAGCCAGCTTGGCCGGCAGTATGATGCCATAATGTGCGGCTTTTTCCTGCCCTATCTTTCCAAAGAAGAAGCTGTAAAGCTCATTCACGATGCGGCCGTGCTGCTGACCGAAGATGGCACGCTGTATATCAGCACCATGGAGGATGACTATAGCAAATCGGGCCTGCAGTATTCCAGTTCCGGCGAGGCTTTGTACATGTATTTCCATCAGGCCGATTATCTTCTGGAAGCCCTTACCGAAAGTGGGTTCAGGAACATCAAAGTGCAGCGCCTGACGACGCCCGGCCAGAACGGTGCCGTCACCACGGATCTGCTGATTCTTGCCGGCAAATGA
- a CDS encoding alpha/beta fold hydrolase, protein MMYLIPGLGADERVFRNLLPLLRGPVQVLPWLTPLQDESLPHYVARIAELVDSTQPCLVVGVSFGGVVALELCRLRPLAQAVLISSIPDASCLPPLLRAIRASRVYKLVPPQLLKLFPRAGQWYFGVRNGEEYQLFKEILNDMEPRYTRWAIDRLLHWDSTDTGRCLQILGTKDRVFPPGPAPVDYLIQGGGHFMILSHAHEISHILNRLAEAQATGTNAEAPLPIIL, encoded by the coding sequence ATGATGTACCTGATTCCTGGGCTGGGCGCCGATGAGCGGGTTTTTCGCAACCTGCTGCCGCTGCTACGGGGTCCGGTACAGGTGCTGCCCTGGCTCACGCCTCTGCAGGACGAGAGTCTGCCGCATTACGTGGCCCGCATAGCCGAATTAGTGGATTCCACGCAGCCTTGTCTGGTGGTGGGCGTGTCGTTTGGCGGAGTGGTGGCGCTGGAGCTCTGTCGCCTGCGGCCGCTGGCGCAGGCCGTTTTGATATCCAGCATCCCCGATGCCAGCTGCCTGCCCCCGTTGCTGCGTGCTATCCGGGCCTCTAGGGTATATAAGCTGGTTCCGCCCCAGTTGCTGAAGCTGTTTCCCCGTGCGGGTCAGTGGTATTTTGGAGTCCGGAACGGCGAAGAATATCAGCTATTCAAGGAGATTCTCAACGACATGGAGCCCCGCTACACCCGCTGGGCCATCGACCGGCTCCTGCACTGGGACAGCACCGATACCGGCCGCTGCCTGCAGATTCTGGGCACGAAAGACCGGGTATTCCCACCCGGCCCCGCTCCCGTAGATTATCTTATCCAGGGTGGCGGCCACTTCATGATTCTCAGCCACGCCCACGAAATCAGCCATATTTTAAATCGGCTGGCCGAAGCCCAAGCCACCGGCACCAACGCCGAAGCCCCGCTTCCGATAATTCTGTAA
- a CDS encoding polysaccharide ABC transporter ATP-binding protein: MTPALSPPVVTVRNLSKKFCTQLRTSLWYGLRDIAAEAWPVRRTGVRHLRRAEFWSLQNVSFELHRGQALAIIGANGAGKSTLLKLLNGLIKPDAGSVRILGRVGALIELGVGLDPVLTGRENIFLRAALLGVPRAQVQPLLPAIIEFTGLGEAIEMPVQFYSSGMLSRLAYAVAAHLHPDVLLVDEVLAVGDFDFQRKCINHMMGYLAGGGSLILVSHQPHHIQAVCQRGLVLEKGQVAFAGTATEALDYYFTQQLVATAPVADAQLATVNEQRPVVIEAVQLSAPHGPITTGSEALVRITCQTLHPLSDVNWAFYLYTNDGQICISGAYRPEPMTIPAGRHTLEGRIPRLPLTAGEYLVRAAIFEQQALQPLAMFGWDNAPARLSVEDTTSLSKNVHKMLQQLVTLDVEWTH, encoded by the coding sequence ATGACCCCTGCTCTTTCTCCGCCGGTGGTTACCGTGCGTAACCTCTCCAAGAAATTCTGTACCCAGCTGCGCACCTCGCTCTGGTACGGCCTGCGCGATATTGCTGCCGAAGCCTGGCCGGTGCGGCGTACCGGTGTGCGCCACCTGCGCCGGGCCGAGTTCTGGAGCCTGCAGAATGTCTCATTTGAGCTGCACCGCGGCCAGGCCCTGGCCATCATCGGGGCCAATGGGGCCGGCAAAAGCACCTTGCTTAAGCTGCTCAATGGCCTCATTAAGCCCGATGCCGGCTCCGTACGGATTCTGGGCCGCGTGGGCGCGCTGATTGAGCTGGGGGTGGGCCTGGACCCGGTGCTGACGGGCCGCGAGAATATTTTTCTGCGGGCCGCGCTGCTGGGGGTGCCTCGGGCGCAGGTACAGCCCTTGCTGCCCGCCATCATTGAGTTTACGGGGCTGGGCGAAGCTATTGAAATGCCGGTGCAGTTCTACAGCTCCGGCATGTTATCGCGCCTGGCGTATGCCGTGGCGGCCCACCTGCACCCCGATGTGCTGCTGGTGGATGAAGTGCTGGCCGTAGGCGACTTTGACTTCCAGCGCAAGTGCATCAACCATATGATGGGCTATCTGGCCGGCGGCGGCTCCCTCATTCTCGTGTCGCACCAGCCCCATCACATTCAGGCGGTGTGCCAGCGGGGCCTGGTACTGGAAAAAGGGCAGGTTGCCTTCGCGGGCACCGCCACAGAGGCCCTCGACTACTATTTTACCCAACAACTTGTTGCCACTGCGCCGGTAGCCGATGCGCAGCTGGCAACGGTGAACGAGCAGCGGCCCGTGGTGATTGAGGCGGTGCAGCTAAGCGCCCCGCACGGCCCTATCACAACCGGTAGTGAAGCCCTGGTGCGGATTACGTGCCAAACGCTGCACCCGCTCTCTGATGTTAACTGGGCCTTTTATCTCTACACCAACGATGGCCAGATCTGCATCAGTGGGGCTTACCGGCCCGAGCCAATGACGATTCCGGCGGGACGCCACACGCTGGAAGGCCGCATTCCTCGCCTACCGCTCACGGCCGGCGAGTATCTGGTGCGGGCGGCCATCTTTGAACAGCAGGCCCTGCAGCCCCTGGCTATGTTTGGCTGGGACAATGCACCCGCTCGCCTATCGGTAGAAGACACTACCAGCCTCAGCAAAAACGTGCATAAAATGCTTCAGCAGCTTGTTACCCTTGATGTGGAATGGACGCATTAA
- a CDS encoding ABC transporter permease has translation MKETIYTSQSSLNAPRAFLRSVRDDLRVVYHISWQLFVRNLKLQVRQSLLGYAWMLLPPLIAGLVWVFLGRARVLNVQTMGIPYPVFVLAGVLLWQGFVDALNCPLQQLSNAKSTLAKVRVPHEAFVAAGAAVVVFNSLIRLAVLLGVMLWFKTPLTGSLALVPLGLLALLVLGLALGWLLALLGLLYADVSNALSVIINLWFLITPVVYTLPPRFAFWLQLNPVTPLLTTTRNWLLAGPAIPTPGFWLVTVLAGVVFGGAWLAYRLAQPHLIARL, from the coding sequence ATGAAAGAAACTATTTACACTTCTCAGTCGTCGCTCAATGCCCCGCGGGCCTTTCTGCGCAGCGTGCGCGACGACCTGCGGGTGGTATACCACATCAGCTGGCAGCTGTTTGTGCGCAACCTCAAGCTACAGGTGCGCCAGAGTTTGCTGGGCTATGCCTGGATGCTGCTGCCGCCGCTTATTGCGGGCCTGGTCTGGGTATTCCTGGGCCGCGCCCGGGTGCTGAACGTGCAAACCATGGGCATACCCTACCCGGTATTTGTGCTGGCTGGTGTGCTTTTGTGGCAGGGCTTTGTTGATGCGCTCAACTGCCCCCTGCAACAGCTATCCAATGCCAAGTCTACGCTGGCCAAAGTGCGCGTGCCGCACGAGGCCTTTGTGGCAGCGGGGGCCGCCGTGGTCGTGTTCAACAGCCTCATTCGGCTGGCGGTGCTGCTGGGCGTTATGCTCTGGTTTAAGACACCACTGACGGGGAGCTTGGCGCTGGTGCCGCTGGGGTTGCTGGCGTTGCTGGTGCTGGGGCTGGCGCTGGGGTGGCTGCTGGCACTATTGGGCCTGCTCTACGCCGATGTGTCAAATGCCCTGAGCGTCATTATTAACCTGTGGTTTCTGATTACGCCTGTTGTGTACACGCTGCCCCCGCGCTTTGCTTTCTGGCTGCAGCTCAATCCGGTGACGCCGCTGCTCACCACTACCCGCAACTGGCTGCTGGCAGGGCCAGCCATCCCTACGCCGGGCTTCTGGCTGGTCACAGTTTTGGCGGGGGTTGTTTTTGGCGGTGCCTGGCTGGCCTACCGCCTGGCCCAGCCCCACCTCATTGCCCGCCTCTAA
- a CDS encoding glycosyltransferase family 2 protein, whose amino-acid sequence MPLPLVSIIIPTYNRLHMVGAAIQSAQNQTYPNKQILVIDDGSTDGTRELLATMAGIEYHYQPNQGQAAARNTGLRYSRGEFFASLDSDDIWEPTFLAASMALLQQHQLDFVFLNWNATNGSNGFMRFFALPRNQQSYCTRPQDDWWLLDAPQTRRLFIETCPAPSSALVIRRATLSQPWNEQMQIADDWCLILDMVINQPCRAAFTMTPRWLKRVHDQNIYDGRDHLLVIPELAFHDERLLVQRFQHQLSFREKTVFRQRLAEYYFRFAYLDWKRAASKRALVRHLATAVCLAPVAMTQTMLGSFWNYLKKRLILPA is encoded by the coding sequence ATGCCGCTTCCCCTCGTTTCTATTATTATACCCACCTATAACCGGCTGCACATGGTGGGCGCAGCTATTCAAAGCGCCCAGAATCAGACATATCCCAATAAGCAGATTCTGGTTATTGACGATGGCTCGACGGACGGCACCCGGGAGCTGCTGGCGACTATGGCCGGTATTGAGTACCACTACCAGCCCAACCAGGGCCAGGCAGCGGCCCGCAACACCGGGCTGCGTTACAGCCGGGGCGAGTTTTTTGCTTCTCTCGACTCGGATGATATATGGGAGCCGACGTTTTTGGCCGCCAGCATGGCCCTGCTGCAGCAACACCAACTGGATTTTGTCTTCCTGAACTGGAATGCCACGAACGGCAGCAACGGGTTTATGCGGTTTTTTGCGCTGCCCCGCAACCAGCAGTCCTACTGTACGCGGCCGCAGGACGACTGGTGGCTGCTGGATGCGCCCCAGACGCGCCGGCTGTTTATTGAAACCTGCCCGGCCCCGTCCTCAGCCCTGGTCATCCGGCGGGCCACGCTCAGCCAGCCCTGGAACGAGCAGATGCAGATTGCCGACGACTGGTGCCTGATCCTGGATATGGTCATCAACCAGCCCTGCCGGGCGGCCTTTACCATGACGCCGCGGTGGCTGAAGCGCGTGCACGATCAGAATATCTATGATGGTCGCGACCATCTTCTGGTGATTCCGGAACTGGCCTTTCATGATGAGCGGCTATTGGTGCAACGCTTTCAGCACCAGCTCAGCTTTCGGGAGAAAACTGTTTTCCGACAAAGGCTGGCAGAGTATTATTTCCGTTTTGCTTACCTGGACTGGAAGCGCGCCGCCTCCAAGCGGGCGCTGGTGCGGCACCTGGCCACGGCTGTTTGCCTGGCTCCGGTAGCCATGACGCAGACCATGCTTGGCTCTTTCTGGAATTATCTCAAAAAGCGGCTGATACTCCCTGCCTGA
- a CDS encoding alpha/beta hydrolase, protein MKQPVTTSLKKIFWLTPALVAGLAFTSCSTDTKSTADQTTTTPDANNSATTNAGNTAGMADVKPTGPPPAWAPNIAPEMLAVIEKLDSLSGPTPPHKLTPAQVRKAPSFKDALQAVMTKYNIPMTHTGVDTMSQMVQAGVKVRIYTPRGATGTLPVIVYYHGGGWVIANLDTYDASARALAAKTNAIVVSVAYRQAPEHKFPTAHNDSFAAYQWVLKNAASFKGDPNRVAVAGESAGGNLAAAVSMMARDKGVQMPKYEVLVFPIAGYDVNTPSYKEHVMSKPLNKPFMEWFFKYYLRSAADGKNPMINLVDANLKGLPPTTIIGAGIDPLMSEGKTLADKLEAAGVSVNYKLYPNVTHEFFGMDAVVPQAREAQDLAASDLKAALK, encoded by the coding sequence ATGAAACAACCCGTCACTACCTCTCTGAAAAAAATCTTCTGGCTAACCCCCGCCTTGGTGGCCGGTCTGGCTTTCACATCCTGCAGCACGGACACCAAATCCACTGCGGACCAGACTACTACTACCCCTGACGCAAATAATAGTGCCACAACCAACGCGGGGAATACCGCCGGCATGGCCGATGTGAAACCTACCGGGCCGCCTCCCGCCTGGGCCCCTAACATAGCGCCGGAAATGCTGGCCGTTATAGAGAAGCTCGACAGCCTAAGCGGCCCTACCCCGCCGCATAAGCTAACCCCAGCCCAGGTACGCAAGGCACCTTCCTTTAAGGACGCTTTGCAGGCCGTGATGACGAAATACAACATCCCCATGACCCATACCGGCGTAGATACAATGAGCCAGATGGTGCAAGCGGGCGTGAAAGTCCGCATCTACACCCCTCGGGGCGCTACGGGCACCTTGCCCGTTATTGTATACTACCACGGGGGCGGCTGGGTAATTGCCAACCTGGACACGTATGACGCCTCGGCGCGAGCCCTGGCTGCCAAAACTAACGCCATTGTAGTATCGGTGGCCTACCGGCAAGCCCCGGAGCACAAATTCCCTACGGCCCACAACGACTCCTTTGCTGCCTACCAGTGGGTGCTGAAGAATGCGGCTTCCTTTAAAGGCGACCCCAACCGGGTGGCAGTGGCGGGTGAAAGCGCCGGCGGCAATCTGGCTGCTGCCGTAAGCATGATGGCCCGCGACAAAGGCGTACAAATGCCCAAGTATGAGGTGCTTGTTTTCCCCATAGCCGGCTACGACGTGAACACCCCTTCTTACAAGGAACACGTCATGTCGAAGCCGCTAAACAAGCCTTTTATGGAGTGGTTCTTCAAGTACTATTTACGTAGCGCGGCCGATGGTAAAAACCCGATGATTAACTTGGTTGATGCTAATCTGAAGGGCCTGCCGCCAACTACCATTATTGGTGCGGGCATCGACCCCCTGATGAGCGAAGGCAAGACGTTAGCCGACAAACTGGAGGCGGCCGGCGTCTCCGTTAACTACAAACTCTATCCCAACGTGACGCACGAATTCTTTGGCATGGATGCCGTAGTGCCGCAGGCCCGCGAAGCCCAGGACCTGGCCGCCAGCGACCTGAAAGCGGCTCTAAAGTAA
- a CDS encoding BamA/TamA family outer membrane protein, which translates to MGLQWRKVDALSQLLDAQYVHPGFFGTPLEVSGSFNLYRQNEAFQTIRPRVQVTYPTANAGRIAFFTERRGSRLLADSTFRQRTTLPQNIDTEYNSYGLDYSWNTLDDLYFPRQGLLVAAQAAIGNKRIFKNSELNDTLYQRLPLRTTQTTLGLRAEQYFRAGRNGVVLTRVRGEALLNQRLFLNDLFRLGGLNTLRGFNELNFYANRYAVGTVEFRQYTGQDAYVFLFADQGVLQQNVVGAQSTNNPTGLGAGLSFRTGAGVFQFVYSVGRTRGQILSLNASKIHFGITSRF; encoded by the coding sequence CTGGGCCTGCAGTGGCGCAAGGTAGATGCCCTCTCGCAGCTGCTGGATGCGCAGTACGTGCACCCGGGGTTCTTCGGCACGCCACTGGAAGTGAGTGGCAGCTTCAATTTATACCGACAGAACGAGGCGTTTCAAACCATCCGGCCACGGGTGCAGGTCACCTACCCCACGGCCAATGCCGGGCGCATTGCTTTTTTTACCGAGCGACGTGGCTCCCGCCTGCTGGCCGATTCCACCTTCCGCCAGCGCACCACGCTGCCCCAGAACATCGACACCGAATACAATTCCTACGGCCTCGATTACAGCTGGAATACGCTGGATGACCTGTACTTCCCCCGCCAGGGCCTGCTGGTAGCAGCACAGGCCGCCATCGGTAACAAGCGCATCTTCAAAAACTCCGAGTTGAATGACACGCTCTACCAACGCCTGCCCCTGCGCACTACGCAAACCACCCTGGGCCTGCGCGCGGAGCAGTATTTTCGGGCGGGCCGCAACGGTGTGGTGCTTACCCGGGTGCGCGGCGAGGCGCTGCTCAACCAGCGCCTGTTCCTCAACGACCTGTTCCGCCTGGGCGGCCTCAATACCCTGCGCGGCTTCAACGAGCTGAACTTCTACGCCAACCGCTACGCCGTGGGCACCGTGGAGTTCCGGCAGTACACCGGCCAGGATGCGTACGTTTTTCTGTTCGCTGATCAGGGCGTGTTGCAGCAGAATGTGGTAGGCGCCCAGTCAACCAACAATCCCACCGGCTTGGGGGCTGGCCTGAGCTTTCGCACCGGGGCCGGCGTATTCCAGTTTGTGTATTCCGTGGGCCGGACCCGTGGGCAGATATTGTCCTTAAATGCCTCCAAAATTCACTTCGGTATTACCAGCCGGTTTTAG
- the hemW gene encoding radical SAM family heme chaperone HemW: protein MPGLYLHIPFCKQACHYCDFHFSTSLALKSRLVEAIGQELALRRDYLGPDAVLDTIYFGGGTPSLLTAAELDFILEEIHRHFRVAEGAEITLEANPDDLTALKVRELAASPINRLSIGLQSFHEPHLRLMNRAHSAVESETAVRLAQDAGFENISVDLIYGVPAPDHSIWEQDMARAFALQVPHLSCYALTIEPGTVFGHQLKKGTFKAPPDEFVAQQFELLLTQMRAHGYQQYEISNFCQPGRESRHNSAYWRGVPYLGLGPSAHSFNGSSRQYTVANNPQYVAAVLERLQVPATVEILSPTNRANEYLMTSLRTAQGCDLRHLRQHLGVDLLGTHAAYLQQLQATGQATIHREVLQLTDQGKLLADQITLELFQE, encoded by the coding sequence ATGCCCGGACTCTACCTCCATATTCCCTTCTGCAAGCAGGCCTGCCACTACTGCGACTTCCATTTCAGCACCTCCCTGGCGCTGAAAAGTCGCCTGGTAGAAGCCATTGGCCAGGAACTAGCCCTGCGCCGCGACTACCTGGGGCCGGATGCCGTGCTGGACACTATCTACTTCGGCGGCGGCACGCCTTCCCTGCTCACGGCCGCTGAGCTGGATTTCATTCTGGAGGAAATTCACCGCCATTTCCGGGTAGCAGAAGGGGCAGAAATTACCCTGGAAGCCAACCCCGACGACCTCACGGCCCTGAAAGTGCGGGAGCTGGCCGCCTCCCCCATCAACCGCCTCAGCATCGGCCTGCAGAGCTTCCACGAGCCCCACCTGCGGCTGATGAACCGCGCCCACTCCGCCGTCGAATCGGAAACGGCTGTGCGGCTGGCGCAGGACGCCGGCTTCGAGAATATATCAGTGGATCTGATTTACGGCGTGCCCGCCCCCGACCATAGCATCTGGGAGCAGGACATGGCCCGGGCATTTGCCCTGCAGGTGCCGCACCTTTCCTGCTACGCCCTTACCATTGAGCCCGGCACGGTGTTCGGGCATCAGCTGAAAAAAGGCACGTTTAAGGCCCCGCCCGATGAGTTTGTGGCCCAGCAGTTTGAGCTGCTGCTCACCCAGATGCGCGCCCACGGCTACCAGCAGTACGAAATCAGCAACTTCTGCCAGCCTGGCCGCGAGTCGCGCCACAACTCCGCCTACTGGCGCGGGGTGCCGTACCTGGGCCTGGGTCCCAGCGCCCACTCCTTCAACGGCAGCAGCCGGCAGTATACCGTGGCCAACAACCCGCAATACGTGGCTGCCGTGCTGGAGCGCCTGCAGGTGCCCGCCACCGTGGAAATACTCTCCCCCACCAACCGCGCCAACGAGTACCTGATGACCAGCCTGCGCACCGCCCAGGGCTGCGACCTGCGCCACCTGCGCCAGCACCTGGGCGTAGACCTGCTCGGCACCCACGCGGCCTACCTGCAACAGCTCCAGGCCACCGGGCAGGCCACCATCCATCGGGAAGTGCTGCAGCTCACGGACCAAGGCAAGCTGCTGGCCGACCAGATTACGCTGGAGCTGTTTCAGGAGTAA
- a CDS encoding UbiA family prenyltransferase yields the protein MMQLQEKSVPRQRQSVVAVARADEWWAYKFSPLLATFYASACVAGVAIWPLLGHLLLLLLALTIGAIYVSLLNDWTDRADDLAGGKHNRLAGRSALFIRLVLFGCIGIGVLFGWYFWQLSKLSSLLYLGAWLAYTLYSLPPVRLKTKGLAGVLADASGAHLFPQLLTVSLLHDWAARPLPGLWWLAVGAWALACGFRNILWHQLTDVVADEQAGVATLVTVRGAGIVKKLGERGAFPIEIGALGLMLWVSGQGLPLVLLALYGALELFRFRLWNIRPVVLEPHRRIILNEFYEVFYPLSFLLLQCWRFPTDGLVLGLHLLLFWRHLWPTLREVGWAVLLMGRKTGKVLRQAVG from the coding sequence ATGATGCAGCTGCAGGAGAAAAGTGTGCCCCGCCAGAGGCAAAGTGTGGTGGCCGTGGCCCGGGCCGATGAATGGTGGGCCTATAAGTTTTCGCCTTTGTTAGCCACGTTCTATGCCTCGGCCTGCGTGGCCGGCGTGGCTATCTGGCCGTTGCTGGGACACCTGCTGCTGCTCTTGCTGGCACTTACCATAGGCGCCATCTACGTTAGCCTGCTCAACGACTGGACTGACCGGGCAGATGACCTGGCCGGCGGGAAGCACAATCGGCTGGCTGGCCGCTCAGCGCTGTTTATTAGGCTGGTCTTGTTTGGGTGCATAGGGATAGGGGTTTTGTTTGGCTGGTACTTCTGGCAGCTTAGTAAACTCAGCAGTTTGCTTTATCTGGGAGCCTGGCTTGCCTATACCCTGTATTCGCTTCCGCCCGTGCGGCTAAAAACCAAGGGGCTGGCCGGTGTGCTGGCCGATGCCAGTGGCGCGCACCTCTTTCCGCAGCTCCTGACGGTTTCTCTGCTGCACGATTGGGCGGCGCGGCCCCTGCCGGGCCTGTGGTGGCTGGCCGTGGGTGCCTGGGCACTGGCCTGTGGCTTCCGCAATATTCTGTGGCATCAGCTTACTGATGTTGTGGCGGATGAGCAGGCCGGTGTAGCCACCCTGGTAACCGTGCGGGGCGCCGGTATTGTTAAGAAACTAGGCGAGCGTGGCGCTTTTCCCATTGAAATAGGGGCTTTGGGGCTGATGTTGTGGGTGAGCGGGCAGGGCTTGCCCTTGGTATTGCTGGCGCTTTACGGGGCACTGGAGCTGTTTCGGTTTCGCCTCTGGAACATACGCCCCGTAGTGCTGGAACCGCATCGGCGTATTATCCTCAATGAGTTCTATGAGGTGTTTTATCCCTTGTCATTTTTGCTGCTACAATGCTGGCGCTTCCCCACTGATGGCTTGGTGCTAGGGTTGCACCTACTGCTATTCTGGCGGCACCTGTGGCCCACATTGCGGGAAGTGGGCTGGGCGGTACTGCTGATGGGGCGCAAAACCGGGAAGGTACTCAGGCAGGCGGTGGGCTAG